Part of the Brassica oleracea var. oleracea cultivar TO1000 chromosome C8, BOL, whole genome shotgun sequence genome is shown below.
AAATACGGTTTTAACACAAATTATAATCGGATAAACCAACCAGTGGACCGACACATCCATTTAATTTTCAAATCGCTGACTAAAATTTAATATAGAGAATATTGGCCCAATATGCCAACATGGGTCGAAAATTTGGAAAGTATTCAAATCATAAAAGAATCCACCAACTCTGTTTATATTTATGTGCCTTCGGACGTTTTTGCCCCTATGGGAGTACACGTAAGACAGAAGGAACGGAGCAGATGGCTTTTGTCCGAAGTACAGATTGAATCGGCGTCATATCTACAAGTACAAGTTTAGGTTCCTGTTGCAGGGTAGGTCTCCAGCTATCTCGTCCCCAGCCACTCCTTTTGTTGGAGAGGCGTGTAAGGTACAAATCGATATCTTCAGAGAATCGGTGAAAAGATCTGGTCATAATAGAGAATGTAGGTTCGTAAATGTTATCCTCCAATGTTTAGGGTTTCCGATTTTCTATTCAAAGGACGCCTGCAATGTCATAAATGGCAACCTGATTGGGTAGAGAGAGAACGGAGACTGTTAAAGAGAGGAACTATAAGTTGGAGAACTCCTTTTACAATAGCCGTTATCCCTTCGATTAAGGTTTGCTCTTTATCTTTTGTCTTTTGTCATTAATGGTGATTTGTATCTAATAACGTTTTGAGTTATATACTGCAACCGTTTCCGTTAATGACAATGACATTGTATGATTTTCAGGTAACTAGATTGGCATGGGGCAGCTTGTTAATCTGGTCGTTGGCGTCTGGGAGCAAGTTAGTAGTGGTGGATGGCTGTTCTTAGAAGATCCAACAGAACGGAAATATGCTGTCATGGTTCATGAGAACCAGACATATGCATCGTTGATGGATCTTGTATAGGCATATTTGTATCTCTATTTGTAATCACTATATTGGTACTTGTACTCTCATTCACAATGTGTGTTTTGAACACCTAAATATACCGCAGCTTCCAAGATGGGACCCATTTTAGAAGGGTTGCGCATCATGAAACATTATTGAGAACATTGTTCACTGGCTTGTTTCATTACGCAAGCTCTATATTTATATGTATGGACCACATTGAGAGCTATAAAAGTTGTTTACTAAAACTCACCGGAATTTCAAGAATTTTATTGATTATGAGAATGTTTAGCACAACTCATTGTAATGTAAAAATCTAAGCAGAGGTAAGATATGTAAGCAAATGTACAGATTGAGTAACGAAAGAGAAGAGAGGGTATTTAACATCTGGACTCAACCGGTGTTATTACATATGGCAATGTGAGACAATGTTTGAATAAGCACATGCTCCTCCTTATCTGCTAATCTGTTTGTTAACAACCACGTAACTTTGTACCGGGCATCGTGTGCAAAGTAGAGAATAAAAACTTATGTGCTGAATCACTACTGTATATATCATTTGGAATATATGGATGTAATTGCATATGTAATTGTGTAACTGTTAATCTGTTTGTTAACAGCTACCCCACTTTTTAGCGGGTATCGTATGGAATGTTTATGATAATAATGCATCTTACTGAGTAATAAACTTGATACATCATGAATTATTTGGTAGCAGTTAACAACATGCATAATGAAGAACTAGTTCCACACTGAAAAGAAAGAGAAATGTTTTACACGACATGTAGGCCCGTCGATCGAGATAGATGGTACTAAAACAACATAATACTTGGTTGATGTCACGGTAGACAAGTACAGCCAAATGTTTGGCAGCTACCGACAGAGTAGCAGCGTTGACCTCTTTGCATCCCTCCATTCCATTCGCGGTCAGCTGCAGTGAGACCTCCAACAAACATTGATTTCTTGAATGTGAAGCCTTTCCTTTAATAGACATACAAGTTCATCAGAAGTCTCGTCTTCAATATGGTCATCCCAAATAAGATCCTCAGGGGAGTGTGACGTATCCCCGGTCATTGATATGACCTCAATCTGCGAACCAAAACAAACATAATGATATCAAATTCTAATGTAATCGTTATCGGTTATTACCAGCGTTATCGGTTATTTCCAGCGTTAACGGTCACCAAGCATGATAGCTCACATTTTACGGACAAGACATCTAACAAACCAAATAGTGCTAGCATATATAGATAGTAAAAGCTAAGTTATAGAATAGTTATGCAGGTCAGGCTATATATATATGCTACTGAAAATTAAAACAATCAGTGGCCGATTAATGTCTACTCCAAACATTAACCGTAATTGCTAGTGTTATCAGTTACATTCATGAAAGATTCCATTTAAGATTATGTAACAACATCTAACAAACAAAATAGCGATAACAAATAGATATTTGTGGCTATGTTAAAACATTGACGATGCAGTTCAGACAATAATAGGTTGGGCAGAAGATTAATGTGCTTAAGCTAGCATCATAAAAAGGCCTAACAAAGGACAAAATCAACTATGTGAAACAACTTTGCGGGTGCTGACGTTTTCATCTTCGTCTAGCCCCTTGACGTGTGCTGGATTCACGCAATATCGAACTGCTGAAAGAGATGTGGGAGGTTTGGAGCCAACATACACTTCTTCTTCTTCGGCTTGCGAATCACCGCAGTCGTTCTCAGACTCGGAGTCTAACTCAATCACAATCACAGGTTCTACCTGTGGAACGACCTCTTTAATCTGTTGGACCGCTTCCATGAACACAAGCTAAATAGCGTCCACAAATCTGCGAGACCGCTTGCATGATTATGGAGGAAAAACAATAAAAAGAAGTGACTTATGCTTGTTAAATGTAATTCTTGACTTTTCATTTACCCCAGTCGTAGTTATGAGTACTTGCAAGGTCCAGCGCATGTTGTCTAGAATAGGGTCTTAGGGTGTAGGCTCTAACAAGAAATCTGTAAGTACAAGATATGGATGTGGAGATGGTATAGGGGTGTTTCGGTATTAAAAAAAGTCTAACAGTGTCGGGGGTATTTTGCAAAATTTTTCGATTCTCGTGTGTATGGCGCCTAAATTCTCTTTAATATAACTAATATTTTATGTATACATTAGTATGTATGAAATATAGAAATAAGTGAATATTTGATTAACATTTTAGGAAGTATTTGCTTAAATTTTAGTTTATTCATTAAAATAGTGATAGTGAAAACTATCAGATAATTAAAATAATTTCATATATTTTAAATACCAATTTTAATTTTGAGTATTTTATACTCGAATAAAAATATAAAATATTTAAAATGAATAATAAAAAATAAAAAATAAATAAACAAAAAGAAGAAAACACATTTTGTTGTATGCAATGAGTATAATTAATAGGATATAAAATAAATGTATTTCCATATACTTTATATTTATTGTTTTAAAATAGAATAAAATATTATTATAATTATTTAGTGTGTTATTTGATGAGACTGCTACTCCGCACCCATTGTATAAGTTTTTTTTTTTTGTCATCACCTATTGTATAAGTTTTTAGTGCGTTTTTTTGTTGTTAGGCAAGTTTGACTTTCAGTGTGGTTTTGCTATTTCTCACAAATGTTTTGGGTTGCGGTTTAAACAAAACAGCTTTGTAAAATGCAACTAGTATGTTACCATTCATTATTATAAGTAGACCTGGGCATAATATCCGTAACCCGAAATCCGAACCGAATCCGAACCGAAAAATCCGATCCGTATCCGGTCCGAAATGTAAAAAATATCCGAATGGGTCTTGTAAGGTGGTACAAAACATATTCGAACCCGAAGTGTTATTAACCGAACCCGAATGGGTAACCCAAAAAACCGAAAAATCCGAAAAATCCGAAAAGATATCCAAAGAAACCGATCCGAATGTCCAAAATAATATAAATATAATTATATGAAACTTGAATATATACTTCAAATATTCAATTTCATATTTATTTTGATATGTTATCTAACAATAAGTATTTAAAAATTAAATAACTACTTTAAATACTTAAAACTATATAAATAAATATATATTTCTTATGTTTTACTTTTAAATTTTAGATTTTATTTCGGTTATATCCGAACCGATCTGATATAACCTGAATCCGAATGATATATGATTACTTTATGAGTTCTATGATGTGATACAAAACCGATCCGAACCCGATGTGTTCTATCCGAACCCGACCCGTACTTGCAAATTTATTAGAATGATACCTAGGAGGTGTTATAAAAGGGAACCGAAATCCAAAAAATCTGATCCAAACGCCAACGGTACCCGAATGCCCATGCCTAATTATAAGCGAAACAAAATTAAAACATATGGAATGTAATAGATTGATTTGGAAAATTTTGTGAGTGTGTGGGTTTAGTGAGTGGACAAAGCTATAAAGTAATAGATTGATTTGAATTTTTTTGTTCAAATCTAATTTGTAATCAGATTTGAATTCTCGTTTTTGAATTGAATAAAATTTTAATTTAAAAAAAAAATATTAAAGCGTGGCATGGTGTAATTACGGTTCATGTGTTTTGCGAACCAAATACAATTTAATAGATTAAGTGATGTAAAATAATGTATGATTGGAAAAAACTTTTTACAGTTTTGTTAGATAGATATTAAAAATAAGTTGAAAGACATTTTATAACCGTCTAGTCCCGTGGACCCCATTCATAACCTTGGATGTTGAATGGAGACAAATTGGCCGTATGATTTTCAGTTTATTTTCCTAAAACCACTTATAGTCATCATTCACGTTATTTTTCTTTTGGTCAAATACAGACACATCTATTAAAACCAAATCTTATATTGGAACCCTCGGTATTATGTAGTGGTGGTACAATGACAAAGGCAAAAGATAATAATTAATTTAATATAGTTTATCTGGAATCTAATAACTAATAAGTGTTTCAATTTTCAATATGGCACAACTCGAAGTGTCAATATCATCTACCGACCTACCTCTTTTTGTGGATATTAATAAGTGTTATTTTTTTAAATTATCTTACGTTCCTTGTTGTGTTTTGGATATGTTATACTAATATTTTGGCTTACATTGTGTTTATTTTTTGGGTTAGAAGTTTCACTTAACTTATTTTAGTTTACACTTTATTTTCAAAAGTATATATCTGATTCATCTAAATATTTTATGAAATTAATCAAAAATTAATATTAAATATTTACCCCGTAAATATTGCTACTATACACCATATTCTAAAATGGTACAACATTTACAATTATAATACTTTCTATTTTGGAAATCAAATAAGTTAAAGTTTAGAACCACTTTTACTAAAAATATGCAAATATTCACTATTTTTACATATATATTTATATTTAAAATAATAGTTATATTTAATTTTAACCAGTGCTTGAACTAGATCGAATCGAACCGGTAGGTCGAACAATGACTTATTCCTTTATTTGATTATGGGTTGTGTTAAAATGGATAGAATTGGTTGAATTCATTAAAATCGGTGATCCATTTCATACCAAAATTCAGTTTTTTAAATTTGAATTAAAAATAAAATAAGTAAACTTGAAATAATTTCATATTATTACATTATTTAAATATTTATTTAATAAAACTGTAAATATTTTTCACCAATCAAATATTATTTTGCACTACTTGTCCTGTTAAAACCATATTTATCCTAAACAATGCACAAACTTTAGTTAAATCATATAACATTTTTGTTTCGCATCACTTATATTATAGAACCTCCAATTACTATTCTGACCTTCAAATTTACAACACTGAATAATGATTACATAAAAAAAAAAAGCTTTAATTGTATTGTTTCAATAGCGAGAAACTTCCACCGAGAATAATATTTACTATTTATTTCACTTATATTTCACCAATCAAGTGAAATACTCATTTTTGACATGTACTCTCTTTGAAATAACGGGAAACATACAATACTATTTTTTTTTGTTCACCAACATACACTAATATTTTTTTTTATCACTGAAAATTTCATTGTATTGAGAGAATGTGATAACAGGATCAACATCCCAACTAGAACACAAGAACTGAAAGAAAATGCATTAAGTTTAGAAAAAGAAAGGCCTGATACCAGTAGGTACCGTAACAGAAGGCCATAAAGGAATAAAAATGAGAAAGCTATTAAGTATTAACCAATTCGCTTCTCTTCGTTGAGCGTTTGGGAGAGCCAGAAAGGACCTCCTCTAGCAACGTAGGACTGTGTTCGATTATCTCTCGTCACACTAGCAGCGATCCTAGTTGCAGGGAAGTTCCTTGAAGTGTTTACGTGTGCAAAACGCCACGATTCCAAGTCACTCAACAGGGCTAGAATTGTAGAGGAGAGGCATCCTAGTGACGGAAATCTATCAGGATTGAGGAGTACCTCTCTCGCTTGTTCGAAATCCGCCTCAAAAGTAATGTTCTGTTGGTTAGTGCTTCTCATACCCTCTACTGCCCATAGTATAACCCAGAATTCCGCTTCTCTATTAGACCCAATGCCAGAATATTGTCTACGACTATGTAGCATCACTGAGCCATTACTGTCTCTAAGGATCCATGCAGCTCCACTAGATGATGAACCTTCTGACCAAGATGCTCCTATGTTGCATTTCACGGTCCCCTGTTCCGGACGTTTCCAAGAGGCAGAATGTGTCAACTCTCTTGTGTCCATAGTGGAGATATGAGTCGAATGATTGACAGAGAACCAGACCTCTGCATCTTCCTTAGCACGAGAAGCTATAGAAGCTGGATCATACTTGGTTTTTTCAAACACCAGAGCGTTTCTAGCTTTCCAAAGGTGCCACATGATCTATGGGAAAGGTTTCACTATCTCAGCATCTTGCCTCTTCCGTGTATTGACCACCACCATATGAAATAGAGTTAGAAACACCGACCCATGAGAGAAACCATGAGTCGGGAGGGGTATTCCAGACAAAGCCCATGTCTCAGCAGCCGTGGGACATTGGAACAGAACATGGCATATACTTTCTGAGGGTGCTCCACATGAAACACAGGTTGGATCAACCGGAATGTGTCTCGACCGTAACCTTTCCTTCACTGCCAAGGCACCAGAAAGTGCTTTCCAAAGAAAATGTTTAAGCTTAGCTGGGGCCTTAGTTTTCCATATCGCACGCCATAGTTGCTTCTCAATCGGAGAAGTAGTGATGTTGGGCGGGTGATGAAAGTTTTCTAAGGTTTCTGAGAACTTGTACCCACTCTGAGATGTATAAGCACCGTGTTTTGTAAAACCCCAAATAACAACATCTTCATTTCTTATGGAGTTTTTCATACGCAGAATTCTTTCTGCATCTTCAACCATAAAGAGTTCCCTTACTCTAGCTTCATTCCAGAGCCTTGTATTGTTAATCATTAGGTCCGAGACCTTGAGCGTCAAGTCAACAATACCGTCATGTCTATACATCGGAGGTCTTGGTATCGTGTCCAGAATCCAGTTGTCACACCACACACTGGTTCCTGTTCCGGGACCTATAGATGTAATCAGGCCTTGTTTCATAAGATCACACCCATGCATCAAACTACGCCAGGCGTATGATGGCCTTGATCCGATACCGCAAGATAAGAATTCAGAGTTCGGGAAGTATCTACTCTTCAAGATACGTGCCATTAGAGATTCAGGATGTTTCCATACCCTCCAAGCTTGTTTAGCAAGTAAGGCTTGGTTGAATCTTGCTATGTCATGAAAGCCTAGACCACCATCTTCCTTGCTGAGACACAGTTTTTTCCAAGCAA
Proteins encoded:
- the LOC106308937 gene encoding uncharacterized protein LOC106308937, whose translation is MWHLWKARNALVFEKTKYDPASIASRAKEDAEVWFSVNHSTHISTMDTRELTHSASWKRPEQGTVKCNIGASWSEGSSSSGAAWILRDSNGSVMLHSRRQYSGIGSNREAEFWVILWAVEGMRSTNQQNITFEADFEQAREVLLNPDRFPSLGCLSSTILALLSDLESWRFAHVNTSRNFPATRIAASVTRDNRTQSYVARGGPFWLSQTLNEEKRIG